The following nucleotide sequence is from Desulfobacterales bacterium.
GCCGTAAAGTTCATGATAAAGTCGAGCGTAATACTCCCCCCCCATTTTCTGAACCGCATAAGGGCTCATGGGCTTAAGCGGCATGGCTTCGGTTTTCGGCAACGTGGGCTCATCCCCGTATACCGCGCAGGAGCTGGCAAGGACGATTCGCCTGCTGCCGTTTTTACGAGCGGCCTCCAGCACCGTCAGCGTACCGATGTCGTTGACCATCGCCGATTCCACCGGCATTTGAACCGTTTGGGGGACGGACACCACCGCGGCTTGATGAAATATGACATCGCATCCCTTGCCGGCTGCCTTAACCGCTTTTGAATCCCGAATATCCCCCTCGATAAAGGTGATCTTATCTTTCACACGCGCCAGATTCGACAGGTGCCCCGTACTCAGATTGTCCAATACGGTCACACCCCAGCCTCTTGCCACCAACGCATCCGCAAGGTTCGATCCGATAAAGCCGGCGCCACCGGTTATAAGGGCTTTTGAGTTCATTGGGTTCATCGGGACACCGTTGGGTTGGGTGAATATAGCTCC
It contains:
- a CDS encoding SDR family oxidoreductase, which translates into the protein MNPMNSKALITGGAGFIGSNLADALVARGWGVTVLDNLSTGHLSNLARVKDKITFIEGDIRDSKAVKAAGKGCDVIFHQAAVVSVPQTVQMPVESAMVNDIGTLTVLEAARKNGSRRIVLASSCAVYGDEPTLPKTEAMPLKPMSPYAVQKMGGEYYARLYHELYGVETVCLRYFNVYGPRQDPSSPYSGVISIFLTRVAEKKQPVIYGDGDQSRDFIFVQDVVKANILAATTPGVSGSVFNIGTGHAVTVNHLWDSICRLENVQIDAIHQSPRPGDIRHSLANIASAKESLGFSPDYVFEDGLALTYGWYQKSAVS